The following proteins are encoded in a genomic region of Dyadobacter sp. UC 10:
- a CDS encoding S41 family peptidase: MKAKYLLLLLLTAFFLNACREKNVDPADDKQTNEWIYANMKYWYYWNDHIPASPDYTKKPDEFFESLLYRYDATARPDGDRFSWIQESADELQASLGGESKTTGMEYKLVYFPSGSTNIIGIVLYVIPDSPADKVGFVRGDIFNSVNDQKLTGSNYNQLLNNEEKKTFKLARINGTVLEETTTKREVAPVVLQEDPVFFDTIYTYGPNKIGYVVYHQFIPQPYKATNGQYDKKLDNIFATFQRNNVNALIVDLRYNPGGYVSSATNLASLIVKGTANDIFYYKEYNDEVTETNRKKYGDSYFYDKFITKTQNIGGNLTNVVFLVSSRSASASELLINGLKPFMNITLVGSKTVGKNVGSVTLTGEEKGIKWGLQPIVSKSLNKDKKSDYHTGFEPDIAASEGNILFPFGNPKDPLLGEALFKITGTRVARQVRGARILKEEEGQEIISSITKKAGGSNMFYDK, encoded by the coding sequence ATGAAAGCAAAATACCTCCTCCTGTTGTTACTGACAGCTTTTTTTCTGAACGCGTGTCGCGAAAAGAATGTAGATCCCGCGGATGATAAGCAGACGAATGAGTGGATCTATGCCAATATGAAATACTGGTATTACTGGAATGACCACATTCCGGCCTCACCGGATTATACTAAAAAGCCGGACGAATTCTTCGAATCGCTGCTTTACCGCTACGATGCAACCGCCCGGCCTGACGGGGACCGCTTTTCGTGGATCCAGGAAAGTGCGGATGAATTGCAGGCTTCGCTGGGCGGTGAATCCAAAACAACGGGAATGGAATACAAGCTCGTGTATTTCCCAAGCGGCTCTACCAACATAATCGGTATCGTGCTCTACGTAATTCCCGACTCGCCTGCCGACAAGGTGGGATTTGTTCGCGGAGATATCTTCAACAGTGTGAACGATCAGAAACTGACAGGCAGTAATTACAACCAACTGTTGAACAACGAGGAAAAAAAGACCTTCAAATTAGCCAGGATCAACGGTACTGTCCTGGAAGAAACAACTACCAAACGGGAAGTGGCACCGGTTGTGTTACAGGAAGACCCCGTGTTTTTTGACACCATATACACTTACGGGCCTAATAAGATCGGTTATGTGGTTTACCATCAGTTTATCCCCCAGCCTTACAAAGCGACGAACGGACAATACGACAAAAAGCTCGACAACATTTTCGCGACGTTCCAAAGAAACAATGTGAATGCTTTGATAGTGGATTTGCGATACAATCCGGGGGGATATGTAAGCTCGGCAACCAACCTGGCCAGCCTGATCGTGAAAGGTACTGCCAATGATATTTTTTATTACAAAGAATACAACGACGAGGTTACCGAGACGAATCGTAAGAAATACGGCGACAGCTATTTTTACGATAAGTTTATAACCAAAACACAAAACATCGGCGGAAACCTGACGAACGTCGTTTTTCTGGTATCCTCCCGCTCGGCTTCGGCTAGCGAGTTGCTGATCAATGGATTGAAACCATTTATGAACATTACATTGGTCGGTTCCAAAACGGTAGGCAAAAACGTAGGCTCGGTGACGTTGACCGGCGAGGAAAAGGGAATTAAATGGGGCTTGCAGCCAATCGTCTCCAAATCCCTTAACAAGGACAAAAAGTCGGATTATCACACTGGATTTGAGCCTGATATAGCAGCCAGTGAGGGAAATATACTCTTTCCTTTCGGCAACCCGAAAGATCCGCTACTAGGTGAGGCACTCTTCAAAATCACCGGGACTCGCGTAGCGCGACAGGTCCGCGGGGCCAGGATCCTGAAGGAAGAAGAAGGTCAGGAAATTATCTCTTCCATCACTAAAAAAGCGGGAGGTAGCAATATGTTTTATGATAAATGA
- a CDS encoding addiction module protein, with protein sequence MKAHYIPENRSTTTRKFIPVQEWNSLKSESLLTEGSESYHIPDWQKEIVLKRIQAFESGTEELLDFEEAMKEIEKDL encoded by the coding sequence ATGAAAGCGCACTATATTCCAGAAAATCGCAGTACCACCACCCGCAAGTTCATTCCGGTTCAGGAGTGGAACTCTCTCAAATCTGAGTCTTTGCTTACTGAAGGATCCGAATCCTATCACATTCCTGATTGGCAAAAAGAAATTGTACTTAAAAGGATCCAGGCATTCGAAAGTGGAACAGAAGAATTACTCGACTTTGAAGAAGCAATGAAAGAGATCGAGAAAGATCTCTGA
- a CDS encoding type II toxin-antitoxin system RelE/ParE family toxin, which translates to MYKIKITPGARLDTREAALWYNEQRPGLGKRFTNFVKGKLELISKNPYLYEVRYSNIRLAQLPIFPFSIHFRIDEISKTVVIFAVFHMSLNPDKWPFRKE; encoded by the coding sequence ATGTATAAAATTAAAATAACCCCTGGGGCCAGACTGGACACCAGGGAGGCTGCGCTTTGGTATAATGAGCAACGGCCAGGATTGGGTAAACGGTTTACAAACTTTGTTAAAGGTAAACTCGAATTGATAAGTAAAAACCCTTACTTATATGAAGTTCGTTATTCAAATATCCGTTTGGCGCAATTGCCAATTTTTCCATTTTCCATACATTTTAGAATTGACGAGATTAGTAAAACGGTTGTCATTTTTGCTGTTTTCCACATGAGCCTTAATCCTGACAAATGGCCGTTTCGAAAAGAATAG
- a CDS encoding GlsB/YeaQ/YmgE family stress response membrane protein — protein MGILTWIIVGLVAGAIAKALHPGKDPGGFIVTILIGIAGAVIGGWISSMLGYGTVDGFNFGSLFIAILGAVLLLFIYRKFSSRS, from the coding sequence ATGGGTATTTTAACATGGATCATCGTCGGCCTGGTCGCCGGTGCTATTGCAAAGGCACTTCATCCGGGAAAGGATCCGGGCGGTTTTATTGTTACCATATTGATTGGTATTGCAGGAGCCGTAATTGGGGGCTGGATTTCATCTATGCTGGGTTACGGAACCGTTGACGGATTTAATTTCGGGAGCCTTTTCATTGCCATACTAGGTGCTGTTTTGCTCCTGTTTATCTACCGAAAGTTTAGCTCCAGATCATAA
- the rocD gene encoding ornithine--oxo-acid transaminase yields the protein MEKISDYTDTMSSSQHAMELEYQYGAHNYKPMPVVLERGSGVYLWDVEGRQYFDFLSAYSAVSQGHCHPHIINAMIAQAQRLTLTSRAFYNDRLGECEKYLCEYFGYDKVLMMNSGVEGGETALKLTRKWAYKVKGIEPGKAKTVYAAGNFWGRTLAAISSSTDPSSTDDYGPFLPGYEIIPYDDLDALESIFKRDPNVAGFMVEPVQGEAGVVVPKAGYLKGVRDLCTKYNVLFIADEVQTGIGRTGKRLACDWEGVKPDILVLGKALSGGVMPVSAAFADNEIMLTIAPGEHGSTYGGNPLACAVTIAALQVVENENLADNAEQMGQLFRNRMLDLQKQCSLIEIVRGKGLLNAIVINDSEEGSAAMDLCYKMMEKGLLCKPTHGNKIRFAPPLVINEEQMNQACDIIDEVFLAFNRAL from the coding sequence ATGGAAAAAATCTCAGACTATACAGACACAATGAGCAGCTCGCAGCATGCAATGGAGCTCGAATATCAATATGGTGCACATAATTACAAACCAATGCCCGTAGTGCTGGAAAGGGGATCGGGTGTGTATTTGTGGGATGTGGAGGGCAGGCAATACTTTGATTTTCTCTCAGCATATAGTGCTGTGAGCCAGGGACATTGTCACCCGCATATTATCAATGCCATGATTGCGCAGGCGCAAAGGCTGACGCTTACTTCCCGCGCATTTTATAATGATCGCCTGGGTGAATGCGAAAAATACTTGTGCGAATATTTCGGTTATGATAAGGTGTTGATGATGAATTCGGGTGTGGAAGGTGGTGAAACTGCATTGAAACTCACCCGTAAATGGGCGTATAAAGTAAAAGGAATTGAACCGGGGAAAGCCAAGACAGTTTATGCTGCGGGCAACTTCTGGGGGAGGACGCTGGCTGCTATTTCCTCTTCCACCGATCCTTCGAGCACCGATGATTACGGTCCTTTTTTGCCAGGGTATGAGATTATACCTTACGACGACCTGGATGCATTGGAGTCCATTTTCAAACGCGACCCGAATGTGGCCGGCTTTATGGTCGAGCCGGTCCAGGGAGAGGCTGGGGTTGTAGTACCCAAAGCAGGTTATCTGAAAGGCGTCAGGGATTTATGTACAAAATACAATGTGCTGTTCATAGCTGATGAAGTGCAAACCGGAATCGGACGAACGGGGAAGCGGCTCGCGTGTGACTGGGAAGGTGTCAAGCCGGACATATTAGTTTTGGGAAAAGCACTTTCTGGCGGTGTAATGCCCGTTTCAGCCGCATTTGCCGACAATGAAATCATGCTTACGATCGCACCCGGCGAGCACGGATCTACTTATGGCGGTAACCCGCTCGCGTGTGCGGTGACCATTGCGGCTTTACAGGTGGTGGAAAATGAAAATCTCGCTGATAATGCGGAGCAAATGGGACAGCTTTTCAGAAACAGAATGCTGGATTTGCAAAAGCAATGTTCTCTGATAGAAATCGTTAGAGGAAAGGGACTTTTGAATGCGATCGTAATCAATGATAGCGAAGAAGGTTCTGCCGCAATGGACCTTTGTTATAAAATGATGGAAAAGGGGCTGCTCTGCAAACCTACACACGGAAACAAAATCCGGTTTGCGCCGCCGCTCGTGATCAACGAAGAGCAAATGAACCAGGCTTGCGATATAATTGACGAGGTTTTCCTAGCATTTAACCGGGCATTATGA